Proteins co-encoded in one Strix uralensis isolate ZFMK-TIS-50842 chromosome 2, bStrUra1, whole genome shotgun sequence genomic window:
- the MTRF1 gene encoding peptide chain release factor 1, mitochondrial isoform X2, with translation MKPFQSVCLFKSLLASCYCHGQLHSCLLPPVAKKIGYVVELHNCGFWRPKSLLDIARFTLSFNSRHRKKHQDIQALWKHETVQKYLETLSKEYQQVSHLLNADSINDLEQKALRTRWANLSPIASAFQEIREAERELQELNAMCRELDSRDEKQLLELALEEKETLDKKINMLCRKLFQFLVPKEKYDRSHVILEVTAGRTTGGDICQQFTKEMFEMYQNYADYKRWTFDIVNYMPAEIGGLHHAAAHISGDDVYRHLKYEGGTHRVQRIPETGLSSRMQRIHTGTMSVIVLPQPEEVDVKVDPKDLRIDTFRAKGAGGQHVNKTDSAVRLVHLPTGLTVECQQERSQQINKEIALQTLRAKLYQQIIEKQLSQEQSARKLQLGTRAQSERIRTYNFTQDRVTDHRISYDARDIKEILSGKEALDKLINRLLEYAEIEAVTEYLENLQAAKDLM, from the exons GTGGTGGAACTGCACAACTGTGGATTTTGGAGGCCAAAATCTTTGTTGGACATAGCTAGATTCACTCTGTCTTTTAACAGTCGGCATAGGAAAAAACATCAGGATATTCAAGCATTGTGGAAGCATGAGACTGTGCAGAAGTATCTGGAGACTCTGAGCAAGGAATACCAGCAGGTTAGTCATCTGTTAAATGCTGACTCAATAAATGACTTGGAGCAAAAAGCCCTGAGGACAAGATGGGCCAATCTGTCCCCAATTGCATCTGCATTTCAAGAAATCAGAGAGGCTGAAAGAGAACTTCAGGAGTTAAACGCAATGTGCAGAG AGCTAGATAGCAGAGATGAGAAACAACTTCTAGAGCTTGCCTTAGAAGAGAAGGAAACCCTGGATAAAAAAATCAACATGTTGTGCAGAAAG cttttccagttTCTAGTgccaaaggaaaaatatgataGAAGTCATGTCATATTAGAAGTGACAGCTGGCAGAACAACTGGAG GAGACATCTGCCAACAGTTCACTAAAGAAATGTTTGAGATGTACCAGAACTATGCAGACTATAAACGTTGGACTTTTGACATTGTGAACTATATGCCAGCTGAGATAG GTGGGTTGCATCATGCCGCTGCTCATATTTCGGGAGATGATGTCTACAGGCATCTGAAATATGAAGGAGGGACTCATCGAGTCCAGCGAATCCCTGAGACGGGTCTATCATCAAGAATGCAGCGTATTCACACTGGGACAATGTCAGTTATTGTCCTCCCTCAGCCAGAGGAG GTTGATGTTAAAGTGGATCCCAAAGATTTGCGTATAGATACGTTCAGGGCTAAAGGAGCAGGAGGGCAACATGTTAACAAAACTGATAGCGCTGTGAGACTTGTACACCTTCCCACAG GACTAACAGTTGAGTGCCAGCAGGAGCGATCGCAGCAGATAAACAAGGAAATAGCTCTGCAGACACTGAGAGCTAAGCTGTACCAGCAGATCATTGAAAAACAACTAAGTCAAGAGCAGAGTGCCAGAAAACTGCAG TTGGGAACAAGAGCCCAGTCAGAGAGAATTCGTACTTATAACTTCACCCAGGACAGAGTCACTGACCACAGGATCTCATATGATGCACGTGATATCAAG gaaattCTAAGTGGGAAAGAAGCATTGGATAAGCTAATCAACAGACTACTGGAGTATGCAGAGATAGAGGCTGTCACCGAATATCTAGAAAATTTGCAGGCTGCTAAAGACCTTATGTAG